In Acidimicrobiales bacterium, the DNA window GGCATGATCGGGACGCCCGAGAACGACGCGCCGGCGTCGTTCTGGCAGGCCGATGTGGACGAGGCGGCGGCGCTCCTGGCCGCCATCCTCGCCGACGAGCGGACCGACGTGCTCACCGTCTACGACGAGCACGGCGTGTACGGCCACCCGGACCATGTCCAGGTCCACCGCGTGGGGGTCCGGGCGGCGCAGCTGGCCGGAACCGGGCGCGTGTACGAGGCCACCGTCGACCGGGACTACGTCCTGGCCCTGCGGGCCCAGGCCCTCGAGCGCGGCGACGAATCGTTCGGCGGCGGCCCCGACCTCGATTTCAACGCCTTGGGATCACCCGGGCACCTCGTCACGACCACCGTCGACGTCACCGCCCATCTGGAGGCGAAGCGCGCGGCGATGGCCGCCCATGCCAGCCAGATCGGCCCCGAGTCGTACTTCTTGAACATGACCCCGGAGGTGTTCGTCGCCGTGTGGGGGAATGAGTGGTACATCCGACGGGATGCGCCCGTCGGAACGAGGGAAACCTGGCTCCTCGGATGACGTGGACCCACACCGGGTACGCCCAGCGGATCCACTTCGGGGTGCATGCGCTGGACCGGGCCGGCGACGTGTGCGTCGACCTGCGCATACGGCGGGTCCTGTTGGTCACCACGCTCGGGCGACGGGCGTCGGAGGCGGGCCGGCGTCTGGTCGAGGCGCTCGAGTCGGCCGTCGAGTCGGTGGCGGTGTTCGAAGGTGTTCGCTCGCACGTTCCTGTCGCAGCCGTCCAGGCCGCCGTGGGCCAGGCGGTGGCGGAGCAGGTGGACGGCCTCGTCTCCTTCGGCGGCGGCTCGTGTGCCGACCTCGGAAAGGCGGTGTGCGACGCGGCCGAGGGGAGGTCGGCCCACGGTCCCGGCGACATCGGCGTCCGCAGCTACTCCGACCACCCGGTCCTGCCCCACGTCGCCGTGCCGACCACGTACTCGGGCGCCGAGCTCACCCCCTTCTACGGGATGACGGACGACACGGGCCGCAAGCGTGGCTCGGGCGGT includes these proteins:
- a CDS encoding PIG-L family deacetylase, translating into MATLVTFHAHPDDEAITCGGTMARAAAEGHRVVLVVATRGELGEVEEGLLAPGVTLADHRTVETEEAARILGVSRVEFLPYHDSGMIGTPENDAPASFWQADVDEAAALLAAILADERTDVLTVYDEHGVYGHPDHVQVHRVGVRAAQLAGTGRVYEATVDRDYVLALRAQALERGDESFGGGPDLDFNALGSPGHLVTTTVDVTAHLEAKRAAMAAHASQIGPESYFLNMTPEVFVAVWGNEWYIRRDAPVGTRETWLLG